One genomic segment of Bombyx mori chromosome W, ASM3026992v2 includes these proteins:
- the LOC110385830 gene encoding uncharacterized protein LOC110385830, whose protein sequence is MSEAGAHPTRLSRIAWQGHFELRKWTSNNEEVRCHMTDEAPPTSVTLSDGTEIERVLGLVWRPAEDVLAFNLDMARIPKEVLESSGPTKRQALRIMMSVYDPQGIASPVTVGAKKILQETWRRGTAWDSPLDEDLCAIWREWIDHLRRLRDVSVPRCYPGYSDAANLQLHTYVDASESAYAAALYWRAEMPDGEIRTSLVLAKARVAPLKLTSIPRLELQAAVMGSRMAAAVTEEHDRKPDARVFWTYSATVLTWLRTGSRSYRPFVAHRIAAIEENSTVEEWRWVPTKENVADDATREIPVGFEGNHRWAEETGEEKCATLAVSRESLGEAIPGPRRFSKWEKYLRATGRILQFVDLCRRSRERTYYKRTRRNPRSDPTWERNRKKTTSKTPLNTPRTPEQAVIQWKTLDADTLRRAETLIWQQSQRAAFEEEILALQRGKQDTPPRPATGDHPPSRLAHHRRPFTYVGLDYFGPYQVTTGRSTQKHYVAIFTCLTMRAVHLEPAASLSTDSAVMALRRMIARRGAPTEIWSDNGTNLRGADKELRQALDKATKHEASLRLIQWRFIPPGAPFMGGAWERMVRAVKAALSATEQPRHPTPEIFHTLLAEAEFTVNSRPLTHVSVSADDPDPLTPNHFLLGGPARVPVPGKFDDADLIGRAHWRAAQRLADVFWSRWLRERFTRGPTASLEWSTCAPPAVSCDARRRRLSCCPR, encoded by the exons atgtcagaagccggggcacatcccacaaGATTGTCCCGAATTGCATGGCAAGGCCATTTCGAGTTACGCAAATGGACCTCGAACAACGAGGAGGTACGGTGCCACATGACCGACGAAGCCCCACCTACAAGTGTGACGCTGTCCGATGGAACGGAAATAGAACGAGTACTTGGCCTGGTGTGGAGACCTGCTGAAGACGTCCTCGCCTTCAATCTGGACATGGCGCGAATCCCAAAGGAAGTCTTGGAGAGCAGCGGGCCTACGAAGAGACAGGCTCTGCGAATAATGATGTCCGTCTACGATCCCCAAGGCATCGCATCACCAGTCACTGTCGGAGCGAAGAAGATCCTACAAGAAACGTGGCGCCGAGGGACGGCGTGGGACTCCCCCCTCGATGAAGACCTCTGCGCGATATGGAGAGAGTGGATCGACCACTTAAGACGCCTGCGCGATGTCTCAGTGCCGCGCTGCTATCCCGGCTACTCAGACGCCGCCAACCTCCAGCTCCACACATACGTAGACGCCAGTGAGTCTGCCTACGCCGCCGCGTTATACTGGCGCGCCGAAATGCCCGACGGGGAGATCAGGACCTCCCTCGTACTCGCCAAAGCCCGAGTCGCGCCCCTGAAACTCACCTCGATACCGCGCCTCGAGCTACAAGCCGCCGTCATGGGCAGCCGCATGGCCGCGGCTGTCACAGAAGAACACGATAGAAAACCAGACGCGAGAGTGTTCTGGACTTACAGCGCCACCGTACTGACCTGGCTACGAACGGGGTCGAGGTCGTATAGACCGTTCGTCGCTCACCGCATTGCAGCGATAGAAGAGAACAGCACTGTGGAGGAATGGCGCTGGGTCCCCACAAAGGAAaatgtcgccgacgacgccacAAGAGAAATACCCGTCGGCTTTGAAGgaaaccaccgctg GGCAGAAGAGACGGGCGAAGAGAAGTGCGCGACGCTCGCCgtgagcagagagagcctcggcGAAGCGATCCCGGGCCCGAGACGCTTTTCGAAATGGGAaaagtacctgcgtgcaacgggGCGAATACTGCAATTCGTCGACCTATGCCGCAGAAGTCGCGAGCGCACTTATTACAAGAGGACCAGACGGAACCCGCGCTCGGACCCGACGTGGGAGAGAAATAGAAAGAAGACGACTTCGAAGACCCCGCTGAACACACCGCGGACCCCAGAGCAAGCAGTCATTCAATGGAAGACTTTAGACGCCGACACACTGCGACGAGCCGAGACGCTCATTTGGCAACAGAGCCAGCGGGCGGCCTTCGAGGAAGAGATTTTGGCGCTCCAACGAGGGAAACAA GACACTCCACCGCGTCCAGCCACAGGCGATCACCCACCGAGCAGACTGGCACACCATCGGCGACCATTCACATACGTGggcctcgattacttcgggccctaTCAAGTTACCACCGGCAGAAGCACCCAGAAGCACTATGTGGCCATCTTCACATGTCTCACTATGCGTGCGGTACATTTAGAACCGGCAGCGAGCCTCAGCACGGACTCAGCGGTGATGGCACTCCGGCGCATGATCGCGCGCCGGGGAGCTCCGACGGAAATATGGAGCGACAACGGCACCAATTTACGAGGTGCCGACAAGGAGCTGCGCCAAGCTTTGGACAAGGCGACCAAGCATGAAGCAAGCTTAAGGCTTATACAATGGCGCTTCATCCCACCGGGCGCGCCTTTCATGGGCGGCGCCTGGGAAAGAATGGTACGGGCAGTAAAGGCCGCGCTCTCGGCCACGGAGCAGCCGAGGCACCCGACGCCCGAAATATTTCACACTCTGTTGGCAGAGGCAGAGTTCACAGTGAACAGCCGACCTCTCACCCACGTATCGGTGAGCGCCGACGACCCCGACCCTCTGACACCGAACCACTTCCTGCTGGGAGGCCCAGCGCGAGTCCCCGTGCCGGGCAAGTTTGACGACGCCGACCTCATAGGGCGCGCACACTGGCGCGCAGCTCAACGTCTGGCAGATGTGTTCTGGAGTCGCTggctccggga GAGGTTTACCCGGGGGCCGACGGCATCACTCGAGTGGTCGACGTGCGCACCGCCGGCGGTATCCTGCGACGCCCGGCGAAGAAGATTATCGTGCTGCCCACGATGA